One Pseudomonas tolaasii NCPPB 2192 genomic window carries:
- a CDS encoding MdtA/MuxA family multidrug efflux RND transporter periplasmic adaptor subunit — protein sequence MVDHSMQSSPRNSRRWLFGLLVLLVIAGLCWKFWPGNHKDAAEKKPAGHAGKSGMMRPGFGGSTGPIPVRVAPAVLGEFPVYYKALGTVTALNTINVRSRVGGELVKIAFEEGQMVKAGDLLAEIDPRSYQNALLQAQGTLLQNQAQLKNAQVDVQRYRDLYAQDSIAKQTLDTAEALVLQYQGTVKTNQGAVDDARLNLEFTKIRAPISGRVGLRQVDVGNLVAANDTTSLAVITQTQPISVVFTLPENTLDTVLTRYHAGNKLPVEAWDRGDVKKQAVGVLQSLDNQIDVTTGTLKFKGRFDNKDQALFPNQFVNVHLLADTLHNVVLAPSAAIQFGNNGTFVYKLDGDKKVKVQPLVVGDTDGDNTVIKEGLAAGDRVVLEGTDRLKDGSEIEVVNDSSEVPTTPTGHLQGKPAAKGETGADAGKAQKVGA from the coding sequence ATGGTTGATCATTCCATGCAATCCTCCCCCCGCAATTCCCGCCGCTGGCTGTTTGGCCTGCTGGTACTGCTGGTCATCGCCGGCCTGTGCTGGAAATTTTGGCCCGGCAACCACAAGGATGCCGCCGAGAAGAAGCCGGCCGGGCATGCCGGCAAGTCGGGGATGATGCGCCCGGGGTTCGGTGGGTCTACCGGCCCGATCCCGGTGCGGGTGGCGCCTGCAGTGCTTGGAGAGTTCCCGGTGTACTACAAGGCACTGGGCACGGTGACGGCGCTCAACACCATTAATGTACGCAGCCGGGTGGGCGGCGAGTTGGTGAAAATCGCCTTTGAAGAAGGGCAGATGGTCAAGGCCGGCGACCTGCTGGCGGAAATCGACCCGCGCAGCTACCAGAATGCCTTGCTGCAAGCCCAGGGCACGCTGCTGCAAAACCAGGCCCAACTGAAAAACGCCCAGGTTGACGTGCAGCGTTACCGCGACCTGTACGCCCAGGACAGTATCGCCAAGCAGACCCTGGACACCGCAGAAGCGCTGGTCCTGCAGTATCAGGGCACGGTCAAGACCAACCAGGGCGCGGTGGACGACGCCAGACTCAACCTTGAATTCACCAAAATCCGTGCGCCGATCAGCGGCCGGGTCGGCTTGCGCCAGGTTGACGTGGGCAACCTGGTGGCGGCAAACGACACCACCTCTCTGGCCGTGATCACCCAGACCCAACCCATCAGCGTGGTCTTCACGCTGCCGGAAAATACCCTGGACACCGTGCTCACCCGCTACCACGCCGGCAACAAACTGCCCGTGGAAGCCTGGGACCGTGGCGACGTGAAAAAACAGGCCGTCGGTGTGCTGCAAAGCCTCGACAACCAGATTGACGTCACCACCGGCACCCTGAAATTCAAGGGCCGCTTCGATAACAAGGACCAGGCGCTGTTCCCCAACCAGTTCGTCAATGTGCACCTGCTGGCCGATACCTTGCACAACGTGGTGCTGGCACCGTCTGCCGCGATCCAGTTCGGCAACAACGGCACCTTTGTCTACAAGCTCGACGGCGACAAGAAGGTCAAGGTCCAGCCGCTGGTGGTGGGTGACACCGATGGTGACAACACCGTGATCAAGGAAGGCCTGGCCGCCGGCGACCGTGTGGTACTGGAAGGCACCGACCGCCTCAAGGACGGCAGCGAAATCGAAGTGGTCAACGACAGCAGCGAAGTCCCGACCACGCCCACCGGGCACCTGCAAGGCAAGCCCGCAGCGAAAGGGGAGACCGGCGCTGACGCCGGCAAGGCGCAAAAGGTCGGCGCATGA
- a CDS encoding MdtB/MuxB family multidrug efflux RND transporter permease subunit, translated as MNLSRLFILRPVATTLSMLAIVLAGLIAYRLLPVSALPQVDYPTIRVMTLYPGASPDVMTSAVTAPLERQFGQMPGLTQMASTSSGGASVLTLRFNLDINMDVAEQQVQAAINAATNLLPKDLPAPPVYNKVNPADTPVLTLAITSKTMLLPKLNDLVDTRMAQKIAQISGVGMVSIAGGQRQAVRIKVNPEALAANGLNLSDVRTLIAASNVNQPKGNFDGPTRVSMLDANDQLVSPQQYAELILAYNNGAPLRLKDVAQIVDGAENERLAAWANENQAVLLNIQRQPGANVIEVVDRIKALLPSITDNLPAGLDVTVLTDRTQTIRASVTDVQHELLIAIALVVMVTFLFLRRFSATIIPSIAVPLSLVGTFGVMYLAGFSINNLTLMALTIATGFVVDDAIVMLENISRYIEEGETPMAAALKGARQIGFTLVSLTLSLIAVLIPLLFMADVVGRLFREFAITLAVAILISLVVSLTLTPMMCARLLKREPKEDEQGRFYKASGAWIDWLIEAYGRKLQWVLKHQPLTLLVAIATLGLTVFLYLVVPKGFFPVQDTGVIQGISEAPQSISFAAMSQRQQELAKVILADPSVESLSSYIGVDGDNATLNSGRLLINLKPHGQRDLSAAQVITRLQPQIDKLVGIRLFMQPVQDLTIEDRVSRTQYQFSMSSPDAELLALWSDKLVHALSQLPELTDVASDLQDKGLQVFLVIDRDAASRLGVSVSTITDALYDAFGQRQISTIYTQASQYRVVLQAQSGETLGPAALNQIHVKTTDGGQVRLSSLAHVEQRQAQLAIAHIGQFPAVMMSFNLAPGVALGKGVELINQTQKDIGMPVGVQTQFQGAAQAFEASLSSTLLLILAAVVTMYIVLGVLYESYIHPITILSTLPSAAVGALLALLLSGNDLGMIAIIGIILLIGIVKKNAIMMIDFALDAERNQGLDPQTAIYQAALLRFRPILMTTLAALFGAVPLMLATGSGAELRQPLGLVMVGGLLVSQVLTLFTTPVIYLYFDRLGRRWRKEPQSLEPVES; from the coding sequence ATGAACCTGTCGCGGCTGTTTATCCTTCGCCCGGTTGCCACCACGCTGAGCATGCTGGCCATTGTGTTGGCCGGCCTCATCGCTTACCGCTTGCTGCCGGTCTCGGCCTTGCCTCAGGTGGATTACCCGACCATTCGGGTAATGACCCTGTACCCCGGCGCCAGCCCGGACGTGATGACCAGTGCGGTCACCGCGCCGCTCGAGCGCCAGTTCGGGCAAATGCCCGGCCTCACGCAAATGGCCTCCACCAGTTCCGGTGGCGCGTCGGTGCTGACCCTGCGCTTCAACCTCGACATCAATATGGATGTCGCCGAGCAACAGGTGCAGGCCGCGATCAACGCCGCCACTAACCTGTTGCCCAAGGATTTGCCGGCGCCGCCGGTGTACAACAAGGTCAACCCGGCGGACACCCCGGTGCTGACCCTGGCAATCACCTCCAAGACCATGCTGTTGCCCAAATTGAATGATTTGGTCGACACGCGCATGGCGCAGAAAATCGCGCAGATCAGCGGCGTCGGCATGGTCAGCATCGCCGGTGGCCAGCGCCAGGCCGTGCGCATCAAGGTCAACCCCGAGGCCCTGGCGGCCAATGGCTTGAACCTGTCGGACGTGCGCACCCTGATCGCCGCGTCCAACGTCAACCAGCCCAAAGGCAACTTTGACGGCCCGACCCGCGTGTCGATGCTCGACGCCAACGACCAGTTGGTCTCGCCCCAGCAATATGCCGAACTGATCCTGGCCTACAACAATGGCGCGCCGCTGCGCTTGAAAGACGTTGCGCAAATCGTCGATGGCGCCGAAAACGAACGGCTTGCCGCCTGGGCCAATGAAAACCAGGCCGTGCTGCTGAATATCCAGCGCCAGCCGGGCGCGAACGTGATTGAAGTGGTCGACCGTATCAAGGCGTTGCTGCCGAGCATCACCGACAACCTGCCAGCCGGTCTCGACGTGACCGTGCTCACCGATCGCACCCAGACCATCCGCGCCTCGGTCACCGATGTACAACACGAATTGCTGATCGCCATTGCCCTGGTGGTGATGGTGACCTTCCTGTTCCTGCGCCGTTTCAGCGCCACCATTATTCCGTCCATTGCCGTGCCGCTGTCGCTGGTGGGCACCTTTGGCGTGATGTACCTGGCCGGCTTCTCCATCAACAACCTGACGCTGATGGCCCTGACCATCGCCACCGGTTTTGTGGTGGACGACGCCATCGTGATGCTCGAGAACATCTCCCGTTACATCGAGGAAGGCGAGACACCCATGGCCGCCGCCCTCAAGGGCGCCCGGCAAATCGGCTTTACCCTGGTGTCGTTGACCCTGTCGCTGATTGCGGTGTTGATCCCGCTGTTGTTCATGGCTGACGTGGTAGGGCGCTTGTTCCGCGAGTTCGCCATTACCCTGGCGGTGGCGATCCTGATTTCTCTGGTGGTATCCCTCACGCTGACGCCCATGATGTGCGCGCGCCTGCTCAAGCGCGAACCCAAGGAAGACGAACAGGGCCGCTTCTACAAGGCCAGCGGCGCCTGGATCGACTGGCTGATCGAAGCCTACGGGCGCAAATTGCAGTGGGTGCTCAAGCACCAGCCGCTGACCTTGCTGGTGGCCATCGCCACGTTGGGCCTCACGGTGTTTCTGTACCTGGTGGTGCCCAAGGGCTTTTTCCCGGTGCAGGACACCGGGGTGATCCAGGGGATTTCCGAGGCGCCGCAGTCGATTTCCTTTGCGGCGATGAGCCAGCGCCAGCAGGAATTGGCCAAGGTGATCCTGGCTGACCCGTCGGTTGAAAGCCTCTCGTCCTACATCGGCGTGGACGGTGACAACGCGACCCTCAACAGTGGCCGCCTGTTGATCAACCTCAAGCCCCACGGCCAGCGCGACCTGAGCGCCGCGCAAGTCATCACGCGCCTGCAGCCGCAAATCGACAAGCTGGTCGGCATCCGTCTGTTCATGCAGCCGGTGCAGGACCTGACCATCGAAGACCGCGTCAGCCGCACCCAGTACCAGTTCAGCATGTCGTCGCCCGATGCCGAACTGCTGGCGCTGTGGAGCGACAAGCTGGTGCACGCCCTCAGCCAGTTGCCGGAACTTACCGACGTCGCCAGCGACCTGCAGGACAAAGGCTTGCAGGTGTTCCTGGTGATCGACCGCGACGCGGCCTCGCGCCTGGGCGTCAGTGTGTCGACCATCACCGACGCGTTGTACGATGCCTTCGGCCAACGGCAGATTTCCACCATCTATACCCAGGCCAGCCAGTACCGCGTGGTGCTGCAGGCTCAATCGGGTGAGACCCTCGGCCCGGCTGCACTGAACCAGATCCACGTGAAAACCACCGACGGCGGCCAGGTGCGGCTGTCGAGCCTGGCCCATGTGGAGCAGCGCCAGGCGCAGTTGGCCATCGCCCATATCGGCCAGTTCCCGGCGGTGATGATGTCGTTCAACCTGGCCCCCGGCGTTGCGCTGGGCAAAGGCGTGGAACTGATTAACCAGACCCAGAAAGACATCGGCATGCCGGTAGGCGTGCAGACCCAGTTCCAGGGCGCGGCCCAGGCGTTCGAAGCCTCGCTGTCGAGCACCTTGCTGCTGATTCTGGCGGCGGTGGTGACCATGTACATCGTGCTCGGTGTGCTGTACGAGAGTTACATCCACCCGATCACCATTCTTTCCACCTTGCCGTCGGCAGCGGTGGGGGCCTTGCTCGCGTTGCTGCTCAGCGGCAATGACCTGGGCATGATCGCGATCATCGGCATCATTTTGCTGATCGGCATCGTGAAAAAGAACGCGATCATGATGATTGACTTCGCCCTCGACGCCGAACGTAACCAGGGGCTGGACCCGCAGACGGCGATTTATCAGGCGGCGCTGCTGCGGTTCCGGCCGATCCTGATGACCACCCTGGCCGCATTGTTCGGCGCCGTGCCGTTGATGCTGGCCACCGGTTCCGGCGCCGAATTGCGCCAGCCGCTGGGCCTGGTGATGGTCGGCGGTTTGCTGGTGAGCCAGGTGCTGACCCTGTTCACCACGCCGGTGATCTACCTGTACTTCGACCGCCTTGGCCGTCGCTGGCGCAAAGAGCCGCAAAGCCTGGAGCCGGTTGAGTCATGA
- a CDS encoding efflux transporter outer membrane subunit, which yields MTDSTPDLWQGSKLPFHTIKLAVVVLCGALLSACAIGPDYKRPEVVEPAQFKEAQGWRQASPSDALARGAWWELYGDRQLNELVTRLNNSNQTVAQAEARFRQAQAQVRSARGTFFPTVDLSVGKTRASQGTGSSNASLSSSSSGIRDTLNAQLGVSWEADVWGKLRRGLEANEATAEASSADLAAMRLSQQSELVQDYLQLRVMDQQTRLLQATLDTYQRSLKMTENQYRAGVSGKDAIAQAQTQLKTTQASLIDLIWQRAQLENAIAVLIGEAPANFNLAVSQDIPALPQIPVSVPSQLLERRPDIASAERSVIAANANIGVAKAAYYPDLTLSLAGGYSSSTYADWISLPNRFWSVGPKLAMTLFDGGQRSAEVDRTVATYDETVAKYRQTVLDGFREVENYMVQLKVLEDEAVVSNEALDAARESLRLTENQYKAGLIAYLDVVTVQATALSNERTVLTLLQTRLVASVQLIAALGGGWDGHTSYSGKE from the coding sequence ATGACCGATTCAACACCCGACCTGTGGCAAGGGAGCAAGCTCCCTTTCCACACTATCAAGTTGGCAGTGGTAGTGCTCTGCGGCGCCTTGCTCAGTGCCTGCGCCATTGGCCCGGACTACAAACGCCCGGAAGTTGTCGAGCCTGCGCAGTTCAAGGAGGCCCAGGGCTGGCGTCAGGCTAGCCCCAGTGACGCCCTCGCCCGAGGCGCGTGGTGGGAGTTGTACGGTGACCGTCAACTCAATGAGCTGGTGACACGCCTCAACAATTCCAACCAGACCGTGGCCCAGGCCGAGGCGCGTTTTCGCCAGGCCCAGGCCCAGGTGCGCAGCGCGCGGGGGACGTTTTTCCCCACGGTTGACCTGAGCGTCGGGAAAACCCGCGCCAGCCAGGGCACCGGCAGCAGCAACGCCAGCCTCAGCAGCTCCAGCAGCGGGATTCGCGACACCCTCAACGCCCAGTTGGGCGTGAGTTGGGAGGCGGACGTATGGGGCAAGCTGCGCCGTGGCCTTGAGGCCAATGAAGCCACCGCCGAAGCCAGCTCCGCCGACCTGGCGGCGATGCGTTTGAGCCAGCAGTCGGAGTTGGTGCAGGACTACCTGCAACTGCGCGTCATGGATCAACAGACCCGCCTGCTGCAAGCCACGCTGGACACCTACCAGCGCTCGCTGAAAATGACCGAAAACCAGTACCGCGCCGGTGTGTCCGGCAAGGACGCGATCGCCCAGGCGCAAACCCAGCTCAAGACCACCCAGGCCAGCTTGATCGACCTGATCTGGCAGCGCGCCCAGCTTGAAAATGCCATCGCCGTGTTGATCGGCGAAGCGCCGGCCAATTTCAACCTGGCGGTGAGCCAGGACATTCCGGCACTGCCGCAGATTCCGGTGAGCGTGCCTTCGCAACTGCTGGAGCGCCGCCCGGACATTGCTTCTGCCGAGCGCTCGGTGATTGCGGCCAATGCCAATATCGGTGTGGCCAAGGCGGCCTACTACCCGGATCTGACCTTGAGCCTGGCGGGCGGCTACTCCAGCAGTACCTATGCCGACTGGATCAGCTTGCCGAACCGCTTCTGGTCGGTCGGGCCGAAGCTGGCCATGACACTGTTCGACGGCGGGCAGCGTTCGGCCGAAGTCGACCGCACAGTGGCGACCTATGACGAGACGGTGGCGAAGTACCGGCAGACCGTGCTGGATGGCTTTCGCGAAGTTGAAAACTATATGGTGCAGTTGAAAGTGCTGGAAGACGAGGCGGTGGTCAGCAACGAAGCGCTCGACGCCGCGCGCGAGTCGCTGCGCTTGACCGAGAACCAGTACAAGGCCGGGTTGATAGCGTACCTGGACGTGGTGACGGTGCAGGCGACGGCGTTGAGTAACGAGCGCACGGTGCTGACGTTGCTGCAGACGCGACTGGTGGCGAGTGTGCAGTTGATTGCCGCGTTGGGCGGGGGGTGGGATGGGCACACCTCGTATTCGGGTAAGGAGTGA
- a CDS encoding efflux RND transporter permease subunit, with protein sequence MNLSGPFIRRPVATMLLSLAIMLLGGVSFNLLPVSPLPQIDFPVIVVSASLPGASPEVMASTVATPLERSFGAIAGITTMSSSSSQGSTRVILAFDSDRDINGAAREVQAAINASRNLLPSGMRSMPTYKKINPSQAPIMVLSLTSDVLQKGQLYDLASTILSQSLSQVPGVGEVQIGGSSLPAVRIELEPKALDQYGVALDDVRNTIANANQRRPKGSLEDSERNWQIQANDQLEKAKDYEPLLIRYQNGAALRLGDVAKISDGVEDRYNSGFFNNDSAVLLVINRQSGANIIETVRQIKAQLPALQAVLPSSVKLNLAMDRSPVITATLHEAEMTLLIAVALVILVVYLFLGNFRASLIPTLAVPVSLVGTFAVMYLCGFSLNNFSLMALILATGLVVDDAIVVLENISRHIDEGVPPMKAAYLGAQEVGFTLLSMNVSLVAVFLSILFMGGIVTNLFREFSITLSAAIIVSLIVSLTLTPMLCARWLKPHIKGHMTGLQRWSQRINDRMVAVYATSLDWVLRHRRLTLLSLFVTIGVNVALYVVVPKTFMPQQDTGQLIGFVRGDDGLSFNVMQPKMETFRKAVLKDPAVLSVAGFIGGNNGTNNAVMLVRLKPIAERRISAQAVIERLRKDVPLVPGGRLFLMADQDLQFGGSRDQTSAQYSYILQSGDLAALRLWYPKVVAALRELPELTAIDAREGRGAAQVTLVVDRDQAKRLGIDMSMVTAVLNNAYSQRQISTIYDSLNQYQVVMEVNPKYAQDPITLNQMQVITSTGARVPLSTIAHYENSLADDRVSHEGQFASENIAFDMSPGVTVEQGTAAIERAIAKVGLPEDVIAKMAGTADAFAATQKGQPFMILGALVAVYLVLGILYESYIHPLTILSTLPSAGVGAMLAIYLTGGEFSLISLLGLFLLIGVVKKNAILMIDLALQLERHDGLGPLESIRSACLLRLRPILMTTLAAILGALPLLLGTGDGAEMRHPLGLTIIGGLVFSQILTLYTTPVVYLYLDRARHRFNAWRGVRTDAALDTAL encoded by the coding sequence ATGAACCTCTCCGGACCTTTCATTCGCCGGCCGGTCGCGACCATGCTGCTGAGCCTGGCGATCATGTTGCTGGGCGGTGTCAGCTTCAACTTGCTGCCGGTGTCGCCGCTGCCGCAGATCGATTTTCCGGTGATCGTGGTCTCGGCCAGCTTGCCCGGTGCGAGCCCCGAGGTGATGGCGTCTACCGTCGCCACACCGCTGGAGCGCTCGTTCGGCGCGATTGCCGGCATCACCACCATGAGCAGTTCGTCGAGCCAGGGCTCCACGCGGGTGATTCTGGCGTTTGATTCCGACCGCGACATCAACGGCGCGGCGCGGGAAGTGCAGGCGGCCATCAACGCCTCGCGCAACCTGCTGCCCAGCGGCATGCGCAGCATGCCCACCTACAAGAAGATCAACCCGTCCCAGGCGCCGATCATGGTGCTGTCGCTGACCTCGGACGTGTTGCAAAAGGGCCAACTCTACGACCTGGCATCCACCATCCTCTCGCAAAGCCTGTCCCAGGTGCCGGGCGTGGGCGAAGTGCAGATCGGCGGCAGCTCGTTGCCGGCGGTGCGCATCGAGCTGGAGCCCAAGGCGCTGGACCAGTACGGCGTGGCGCTGGACGATGTGCGCAACACCATCGCCAATGCCAACCAGCGCCGGCCCAAGGGCTCGCTGGAAGACAGCGAGCGCAACTGGCAGATCCAGGCCAACGACCAGTTGGAAAAAGCCAAGGACTATGAGCCGTTGCTGATTCGCTACCAGAACGGTGCGGCGCTGCGCCTGGGGGATGTGGCGAAGATCAGTGACGGCGTGGAAGACCGCTACAACAGTGGTTTCTTCAACAATGATTCGGCGGTGCTGCTGGTGATCAACCGCCAGTCCGGCGCCAACATCATCGAGACGGTGCGGCAGATCAAGGCGCAGTTGCCGGCCTTGCAGGCGGTGTTGCCGTCCAGCGTCAAGCTCAACCTGGCCATGGACCGCTCGCCGGTGATCACCGCGACCCTGCATGAAGCCGAAATGACCTTGCTGATCGCCGTGGCCCTGGTGATTCTGGTGGTGTATCTGTTTTTGGGTAATTTCCGCGCGTCCCTGATCCCGACCCTGGCGGTTCCGGTGTCGCTGGTGGGCACCTTTGCGGTGATGTACCTGTGCGGATTTTCGTTGAACAACTTCTCGCTGATGGCGCTGATCCTGGCCACCGGCCTGGTGGTGGACGACGCCATTGTGGTGCTGGAGAACATTTCCCGGCATATCGACGAAGGCGTGCCGCCGATGAAGGCGGCGTACCTGGGCGCTCAGGAAGTCGGCTTTACCTTGCTGTCGATGAACGTGTCGCTGGTGGCGGTGTTCCTGTCGATCCTGTTTATGGGCGGCATCGTCACGAATTTGTTCCGCGAGTTTTCCATCACCTTGTCGGCGGCGATCATCGTGTCGCTGATCGTCTCGCTGACCTTGACCCCGATGCTCTGCGCGCGCTGGCTCAAGCCGCATATCAAGGGGCACATGACCGGTTTGCAGCGCTGGAGCCAGCGGATCAACGACCGCATGGTGGCCGTTTACGCCACCAGCCTGGATTGGGTGCTGCGCCATCGACGCCTGACCCTGCTCAGCCTGTTCGTGACCATCGGCGTTAACGTGGCGCTGTATGTGGTGGTGCCGAAAACCTTCATGCCCCAACAGGACACCGGCCAGTTGATCGGCTTTGTGCGCGGCGATGACGGGCTGTCGTTCAATGTGATGCAGCCGAAGATGGAGACCTTCCGCAAAGCAGTGCTCAAGGACCCCGCAGTGCTCAGCGTGGCCGGGTTCATCGGCGGCAACAACGGCACCAATAACGCGGTGATGCTGGTGCGGCTCAAGCCCATCGCCGAACGCAGGATCTCGGCCCAGGCGGTGATCGAGCGCCTGCGCAAGGATGTGCCGCTGGTGCCCGGCGGGCGCCTGTTCCTGATGGCCGACCAAGACCTGCAATTCGGCGGCAGTCGCGACCAGACCAGCGCGCAATATTCCTACATTCTGCAAAGCGGTGATCTGGCCGCGCTGCGCCTGTGGTACCCGAAAGTGGTCGCCGCCTTGCGCGAGCTGCCGGAGCTGACCGCCATCGACGCCCGTGAAGGCCGCGGCGCGGCGCAGGTGACGCTGGTGGTCGACCGCGATCAGGCCAAACGCCTGGGCATCGACATGAGCATGGTCACGGCGGTGCTGAACAACGCCTACAGCCAGCGACAGATTTCCACCATCTACGACAGCCTCAACCAGTACCAGGTGGTGATGGAGGTCAACCCGAAATACGCCCAGGACCCCATCACCCTGAACCAGATGCAGGTGATCACCTCCACGGGCGCGCGGGTGCCGCTGTCGACCATTGCACACTACGAAAACAGCCTGGCCGATGACCGCGTCAGCCATGAAGGCCAGTTCGCTTCGGAAAACATTGCCTTCGACATGTCGCCGGGCGTGACGGTGGAGCAGGGCACGGCCGCCATCGAGCGGGCGATTGCCAAGGTCGGGTTGCCCGAAGACGTGATCGCCAAGATGGCCGGCACCGCCGATGCGTTTGCGGCGACGCAGAAAGGCCAGCCGTTCATGATTCTCGGCGCGCTGGTGGCGGTGTATCTGGTATTGGGCATTCTGTATGAAAGCTACATTCACCCGCTGACCATTCTCTCGACGTTGCCGTCGGCGGGGGTTGGCGCGATGCTTGCCATCTACCTCACGGGCGGCGAGTTCAGCCTGATTTCTCTGCTGGGCCTGTTCCTGCTGATCGGCGTGGTCAAGAAAAACGCGATCTTGATGATCGACCTGGCCTTGCAACTGGAGCGTCACGATGGCCTGGGCCCGCTGGAATCGATCCGCAGTGCCTGCCTGCTGCGTTTGCGGCCGATCCTGATGACCACCTTGGCGGCGATTCTGGGGGCCTTGCCCTTGCTGCTTGGCACGGGGGATGGTGCAGAGATGCGTCACCCGCTGGGCCTGACCATCATTGGCGGCCTGGTCTTCAGCCAGATCCTGACCCTTTACACCACCCCGGTGGTTTACCTCTACCTCGACCGCGCGCGCCACCGTTTCAACGCCTGGCGCGGCGTGCGTACCGATGCTGCCCTGGACACTGCGCTATGA
- the tpx gene encoding thiol peroxidase, with protein MAQVTHRGNPIKVEGELPQTGTQAPDFILTAGDLSDATLATFAGKRKVLNIFPSVDTPTCATSVRKFNAQANDLNNAVVLCISSDLPFAQARFCGAEGLENVKNLSDFRDPGFAVDYGVSIAEGALRGLTARAVVVLDENNNVLHSELVAEIGQEPNYEAALAVLK; from the coding sequence ATGGCTCAAGTCACCCACCGTGGCAACCCAATCAAGGTTGAAGGCGAGCTGCCGCAAACCGGTACCCAGGCTCCAGACTTCATCTTGACCGCCGGCGATCTGTCGGACGCAACCCTGGCCACTTTCGCCGGCAAGCGCAAAGTGCTGAACATCTTCCCAAGCGTTGACACCCCGACCTGCGCCACCTCGGTTCGCAAGTTCAACGCCCAGGCCAACGACCTGAACAACGCTGTGGTGCTGTGCATCTCCAGCGACCTGCCATTTGCCCAGGCGCGCTTCTGCGGTGCTGAAGGCCTGGAAAACGTGAAGAACCTGTCGGACTTCCGTGACCCGGGTTTCGCCGTTGACTACGGCGTCTCGATTGCCGAAGGCGCACTGCGTGGCCTGACCGCCCGTGCCGTGGTGGTGCTGGACGAGAACAACAACGTGCTGCACAGCGAGCTAGTTGCTGAAATCGGCCAAGAGCCGAACTACGAAGCAGCCCTGGCTGTTTTGAAGTAA
- the lexA gene encoding transcriptional repressor LexA yields the protein MYSMTTLTPRRTAILTFIRDRIAQQGQPPSLAEIAEAFGFASRSVARKHVVALTEAGFIEVNPNQARGIRLLNQPQRPEWLDVPVLGRVAAGLPIGADAEVHSRLQLDPATFAKTPDYLLRVQGDSMIEDGILDGDLVGVRRSAEALNGQIVVARLDGEVTIKRFERTGESVRLLPRNPAYQPIVVGPDQDLAIEGVFCGLVRQG from the coding sequence ATGTACTCCATGACAACCCTGACCCCCCGCCGCACCGCCATCCTGACCTTCATCCGCGACCGCATCGCGCAACAAGGCCAGCCCCCCAGCCTCGCCGAGATCGCCGAGGCGTTCGGCTTTGCCTCGCGCAGCGTCGCCCGCAAGCACGTGGTGGCCCTGACCGAAGCCGGCTTCATCGAAGTCAACCCCAACCAGGCCCGCGGCATCCGCCTGCTCAACCAACCCCAACGCCCCGAGTGGCTGGACGTTCCCGTCCTCGGCCGCGTCGCCGCCGGCTTGCCCATCGGCGCCGACGCCGAAGTACACAGCCGCCTGCAACTCGACCCCGCGACCTTCGCGAAAACCCCGGACTACCTGCTGCGCGTGCAAGGCGATTCGATGATCGAAGACGGCATCCTCGACGGCGACCTGGTGGGCGTGCGCCGCAGCGCCGAGGCCTTGAACGGGCAAATCGTAGTGGCGCGCCTGGACGGCGAAGTCACCATCAAGCGCTTCGAGCGCACCGGCGAAAGCGTGCGCCTGTTGCCACGCAACCCCGCGTACCAACCCATCGTGGTCGGGCCTGATCAGGACCTGGCCATCGAAGGGGTGTTCTGCGGCCTGGTGAGGCAAGGTTGA
- the imuA gene encoding translesion DNA synthesis-associated protein ImuA, giving the protein MGAVVALDSLFNGGRVWKGRPVAPPASVHPTGLAALDAVLPTGGWPESALSEILMAREGVGELQLVLPTLARLSKAGERIVLVAPPYTPYPHAWQNAGVDLRQLSVIQAEERDALWAVEQCLRSGSCGAVLCWPRKADDRALRRLQVAAETGQTLAFAWRSLSEAINASPAALRLAVEAKPAQVRVIKCRGGLAHPAPIALAGH; this is encoded by the coding sequence ATGGGCGCCGTGGTTGCCCTGGACTCGCTGTTCAATGGCGGGCGAGTCTGGAAGGGCCGGCCCGTCGCGCCACCGGCCAGCGTGCACCCCACGGGGCTGGCGGCGCTGGACGCGGTGCTGCCCACGGGCGGCTGGCCGGAGTCGGCATTGAGCGAAATCCTCATGGCCAGGGAAGGTGTGGGCGAGTTGCAACTGGTGCTGCCGACCCTGGCGCGCTTGTCAAAGGCCGGTGAGCGGATTGTGCTGGTGGCGCCGCCCTATACGCCGTACCCCCATGCCTGGCAAAACGCCGGGGTGGATCTGCGTCAGTTATCGGTGATCCAGGCCGAGGAGCGCGATGCGTTGTGGGCGGTGGAACAATGCCTGCGCTCGGGCAGTTGCGGCGCGGTGCTGTGCTGGCCGCGCAAGGCCGATGACCGGGCATTGCGGCGCCTGCAGGTGGCGGCGGAAACCGGGCAGACCCTGGCGTTTGCCTGGCGCTCCTTAAGTGAGGCGATCAATGCGTCACCCGCCGCCCTGCGCCTGGCGGTCGAGGCCAAGCCCGCGCAAGTGCGGGTGATCAAGTGCCGTGGCGGGCTGGCTCATCCGGCGCCGATTGCGCTGGCGGGGCACTGA